GCAGGCTTTAGGGCTGAGAGGTGCCTGTCTACATCTGGTTTCAGCTTGTCGAACAAGTGGCTGCAAGCGGTCGTCAGCTTGTCCGCGACCTGGTCGATCTCCTCTTGCTTGGCCGCTACATACCGATCCGATCGGAGCTTGTAATGGTGATATCTCGCTTCGTCTGTTGGCTCGATCCTTACCACTAGATCAAACAGTATCACATCGTCCAACTCGTCGTCCGTGTGCCGAGCACGATGGGCGATGAGATTCCGCTGGTTCCGGTATGGCTTGACGATGGCGTTGATTTCTCCAAGGACCCCTTGGACTGGAGAGCGTTTGACGTGACTGATAGTGCGGATGAGACGGTGGGTACAGTCCTCTGGCTGGAGACCCAAATCAAGAGCGTCGTTCACGAGAACCAAACAGCGGTCGAGACACCCCGTGGTGCGGAGGAAGAAGTTCTCGACGTGGTATACAATGTGATCTAGCCGAGTGATCTCGTGTTCTTTGAGGCGCTTGGTCGTGCGGAAGCCGGACAGGAAAAGGCCCGCCTGCCTGATTTGATTCAAATTGTCAATGACCGCAGGCACGGACGAGAAAAGGCGTTGTGCGTACTTCTCGTCCGAGTTGAGTTCTCGGGTCCACTCGACCTCGCGCCCGGTTCGCTTGGTCGCGCTTTGAAACGCAGCGTAATAGCCATCGCTGACGGCTGTGACCAGCGGATGTGTCAAAAGCGATTGCTTCAATTGCTACGGGCCTGCGGTAGAACCAGGAGTTATCCGGCACCGCGCCGGATAACGCGCAGAGCCAGACGACGAAGAACCCCGCAACGATACCCACGGATCGCCTCGCTGACAGCCCCGCCTAGCCCCGCACCCGGCAATTGTGAAGGCAATCCGACACGGCATCGGAGACCTCCGACATGGCATCGGAGACCTCCGACATGGCATCGGAGACCTCCGACATGGCATCGGAGACCTCCGACATGGCATCGGAGACCTCCGACACGGCATCGGAGACCTCCGACATGGCATCGGAGACACCCGACACGCCATCGGAGCCGTCCGACACGCCACCAGAGCATTCCGGCCCGGCCCCAGAGACCTCCGACGCGCCCCACGACGCCCCGGACACGCGTCCGGAGCCCGCAAACGCGATCACCCGCCAGTCCGACTCCAGAACGGATCGTCCGGCCAGACCGCCTTCAAGGACGCGACCAGGAACGCATTCAACGGCTCGACCGAGCGCGGCGGCTTCGGCTGGTCGCCCGCACGCACCGCGAGATCGGCCAACTCGTCCTCCAGGTACGCGTGGAGCGCGGGCAGCCGCGGCCCCGCATCCGCCTCGGTGCCCGCCCGCTTCGCCACCAGCAGCCGGTCCACCTCCTCGCGGACCGGGCCGTCCGGAAGGAACCGCTCCACGAGCGGCTGAAGCTCCATCGGAGGCGTCGTCCCGTCCGCGTCGATCCAGAGGCACGAGAGGACGGGACGGAGCACGTAGAAGTACTTCTTGTGCCGGATCCGCTCCTTCCGAAGCTCCGCCCGGACGTTGCTCTCCGCCATGTGGAGGGAATGGTGGAAGCCCGCTCGCGGGTCGTAAAACGCCGACGCCAGCCCGCGCAACCCCTCCGCGACCGGCCCGACCTCCCGGTAGACCAGCGGCGACCGAAGCCACTCGAACAGCGGCGGGTTGGACTTGAAGAACAGCCCGAGCGCCTTCGGCAGGTCCCACCCCGCGAGGTCGATCTCGTCCACGATGGCGTACTCGATCACGTCCCTCCGCTTATCGATCGCGAGGTACCACGCCGGGCGGTGGAGGTACAGAAACCGCACGTCGAAGTCGCTGTCGGCCGAGGCGAAGCCCCACGCCCGGCT
This Rubrivirga sp. SAORIC476 DNA region includes the following protein-coding sequences:
- a CDS encoding Cthe_2314 family HEPN domain-containing protein, with the protein product MKQSLLTHPLVTAVSDGYYAAFQSATKRTGREVEWTRELNSDEKYAQRLFSSVPAVIDNLNQIRQAGLFLSGFRTTKRLKEHEITRLDHIVYHVENFFLRTTGCLDRCLVLVNDALDLGLQPEDCTHRLIRTISHVKRSPVQGVLGEINAIVKPYRNQRNLIAHRARHTDDELDDVILFDLVVRIEPTDEARYHHYKLRSDRYVAAKQEEIDQVADKLTTACSHLFDKLKPDVDRHLSALKPAVEPAAAGRPKA
- a CDS encoding methyl-accepting chemotaxis protein; this translates as MSDGSDGVSGVSDAMSEVSDAVSEVSDAMSEVSDAMSEVSDAMSEVSDAMSEVSDAVSDCLHNCRVRG
- a CDS encoding nucleotidyltransferase domain-containing protein, giving the protein MPRDEVARRLDAVEAEHDVRIVYAVESGSRAWGFASADSDFDVRFLYLHRPAWYLAIDKRRDVIEYAIVDEIDLAGWDLPKALGLFFKSNPPLFEWLRSPLVYREVGPVAEGLRGLASAFYDPRAGFHHSLHMAESNVRAELRKERIRHKKYFYVLRPVLSCLWIDADGTTPPMELQPLVERFLPDGPVREEVDRLLVAKRAGTEADAGPRLPALHAYLEDELADLAVRAGDQPKPPRSVEPLNAFLVASLKAVWPDDPFWSRTGG